The Cloeon dipterum chromosome X, ieCloDipt1.1, whole genome shotgun sequence genome includes a window with the following:
- the Mhcl gene encoding unconventional myosin-XVIIIa isoform X5, which yields MFNFMKKEKKKRLTPEELLRLDEVRAKMRPNKSARPKLGITADYSADFLAALNQPPPPKPPKRRGGPRGPPPPPPSKADWPLPEAIPPVLPAPRNLVIRRQPSGDFGFSLRRAVSAGRRTVILAEPGARGHESGLLPGDRLMAVNAERVDDKSREEVIQLIKSSGHAVTVTVQPVPELVELSNRENSRRILQTSRGNEASWDWLVHRHGYTKVTRLPPTTPDSSSVRVIIQATGQEATVDEDDVEKANSPDFDLAEELSSLPFLNEAAALHVIRMRAAAHLHHTRAGPAILIVNPQGPLAAYSDKLASHFRGISLQDWPPHVYGAAQAAYRALLASRRDQALVFMGRSGAGKSTSLRHALHFLAWTASGGQLTADKLIAAVTIVEAFCTVKSGPTASATKVSCLYSLDVDQSGQVASANVQLLLAEKTRIAASSASDQAFQVLYRLLLGAEGPLRRELSLDALIALPNILIDPTHLPDDRLRAAADFNRLCMALKALEVTEQESNALWTVLAAILHLGAAGEASTRFHRPQSAQIAAQLLGLSLEDLQRTLFAAPCVGPITQASAGLYGQVLHAVATLINRGLSRQTNTSATILLLDAPGLQTNSLQGWPGLCHNYLAERLHLLWHETAIQGPMHLYEHEEVNVDIDEEAEAAGVAGLLETAVFGQLEEAATSEATVIERLTKETDKDGRRMAWSTGTNEVTINHSNGTCSVAYDTSEWLTQAKESQLTRVAGTLLQDSNKETIRQMSSFAKCSAGPASTLLPGGLMDGTLSVRRTRPGRLNSVRTMLAQSDVLIETLRRARPRFVICLLAKDRIDQEDIDVALLRAQLRGSQLLPAARLHKQGFPDNVPLAEFRRQFGLLGLVERPTSPMGTDGERQAVQETLTAIEWLEESQWRIGLTKVFFRSGVLGQLEAQRDEKLQDHVTRLQARCKGYLARRRFEKRKVQEVAVRCVQRNVRRFLKVRDWPWWRLLVRVAPLLNVHRAEEELRKQTEELEGLKMRLDKSEAEKLRLKQHNERLEARMNELTVALAEEQSASHLAAERLKTESVERSRLQHELQNAQEKQSSLREASQRLEMEILMCRATDDSSHTSGDDDDAGYEHLKQRLDRAVKEAAALRRQLQQQQEANEDQLMALRKATEKRVADALEEVEEQRQVVAQMKRKAQRVTGEHNDTRLMLEEQSARNAILEKRQKKFDSEMHQLQESLRLEKSGKEKALRERDLMAAEKTAAEQNLAACRLELEMRDEKVASLGRELEELAFGGVAEEEVATLRKAKHTLERRVKEQEEELDELAGQVGLLEAAKVRLEMSLEQQRKESKREYSQRDDELEEIRGNAQKKVRALESQLETEHEERTRLLREKHDLERRLAEAAEVARGRAPEDEQTIQRLRRELRHAKALLRDAHGLLERQRDETGGRGQLRALRHQLEDAEAARAVAMKARQTAEAEARELQAVLEEERRGRAVAEDRAAAAVRARTEVAGQLEENEEELAEVMKKYKAAVAQISVEQAATTELAVTAATLEAERNSLREQVAEMSARLEAAEGDTTTGLTARRLETKIRELESRLELEATTRARAETQSGRFREQADKMAVEAEAARLREATANDAARRSARLLREAREREASVAAKEAEAIRKRKEIELRVETVEAEAAQARADLRLALLRIEDLQAAMAGDSEDLGSESSGSIESLLDSVGESHEFLDFACRSPEGQSDPGDGVGHLTDSKDESHA from the exons ATGTTCAACTTTatgaaaaaggagaaaaagaagCGGCTCACGCCGGAAGAGCTGCTTCGGCTGGACGAGGTGCGGGCTAAAATGCGACCCAACAAGTCTGCCCGACCCAAACTGGGCATCACGGCCGACTACAGCGCAGACTTTTTGGCAGCTCTCAATCAGCCACCTCCACCGAAGCCACCGAAACGCAGAGGAGGCCCTCGCGGcccgcctccgccgccaccCTCCAAGGCGGACTGGCCTTTACCAGAAGCAATTCCGCCAGTTCTGCCTGCCCCTAGGAACTTGGTCATCCGCAGACAGCCGTCTGGAGACTTTGGTTTTTCTCTGAGGAGGGCCGTGTCCGCCGGACGCCGAACAGTGATTTTAGCTGAGCCTGGTGCGAGGGGTCACGAAAGCGGGCTCCTCCCTGGAGACCGACTGATGGCAGTCAATGCAGAGAGGGTGGATGACAAGAGCAGAGAAGAAGtcatacaattaattaaaagcagtgGCCATGCTGTTACTGTCACG GTGCAGCCAGTGCCCGAGTTGGTCGAATTGAGCAACAGAGAAAATAGTCGAAGAATTCTTCAG ACAAGTCGAGGCAATGAAGCGAGCTGGGACTGGCTCGTTCACAGACATGGCTATACAAAAGTTACCAGGTTACCTCCAACTACTCCCGATTCATCGTCGGTCAGAGTTATAATACAAGCAACAGGACAAGAAGCTACGGTTGACGAGGATGATGttgaaaag GCAAACTCTCCAGACTTTGATTTGGCTGAAGAGCTGAGCAGCCTGCCGTTTCTCAACGAAGCTGCTGCCCTGCATGTGATCCGAATGAGAGCGGCTGCTCACCTGCACCACACTAGGGCCGGCCCCGCAATCCTGATTGTCAACCCGCAAGGCCCGCTGGCAGCCTACTCTGACAAGCTGGCCTCCCACTTCCGGGGCATAAGTCTTCAAGATTGGCCTCCTCACGTCTATGGTGCTGCGCAGGCTGCATACAGAGCCCTTCTGGCTTCAAGAAGGGACCAGGCTCTTGTTTTTATGGGCCGATCAGGTGCTGGAAAGTCAACTAGCTTGAGACATGCTCTGCATTTTCTGGCGTGGACCGCGTCAGGGGGGCAGCTCACTGCTGACAAGCTGATCGCAGCAGTCACGATCGTGGAGGCCTTTTGCACTGTGAAAAGTGGACCAACAGCAAGCGCAACCAAAGTCTCATGCTTGTACAGTCTGGATGTGGACCAAAGTGGACAGGTTGCTTCTGCCAATGTTCAG CTTCTTCTTGCTGAAAAAACTCGTATCGCTGCGTCAAGCGCAAGTGACCAGGCGTTCCAGGTGCTATATCGCCTTTTGCTTGGTGCTGAGGGACCACTGCGTCGGGAGCTCAGCCTCGACGCCCTGATTGCTCTTCCAAACATCCTTATCGATCCTACACACTTACCTGACGATCGGCTTCGGGCGGCCGCGGACTTCAACCGATTGTGCATGGCTCTCAAAGCACTCGAAGTGACTGAGCAGGAGTCAAACGCGCTGTGGACGGTGCTGGCTGCAATTTTGCACTTAGGCGCCGCTGGGGAAGCGTCAACCAGATTCCACAGACCTCAAAGTGCCCAGATTGCCGCTCAGCTGCTAGGCCTCAGTCTCGAGGACTTGCAGCGTACCCTGTTTGCCGCACCCTGCGTTGGTCCTATCACACAAGCCTCTGCAGGACTGTATGGacag GTTCTTCATGCAGTTGCAACTTTAATAAATAGAGGCCTCAGCCGTCAAACCAATACCTCAGCAACGATTTTATTGCTTGACGCCCCGGGCTTGCAAACAAACTCGCTGCAGGGTTGGCCAGGTTTATGTCACAATTACCTCGCTGAGAGGTTGCACCTTTTGTGGCACGAAACTGCCATACAGGGACCAATGCATTTGTATGAGCATGAGGAAGTGAATGTTGACATTGATGAAGAAGCTGAAGCTGCAGGCGTTGCAGGTTTGCTAGAAACTGCAGTATTTGGTCAGCTAGAAGAAGCAGCAACCAGTGAGGCTACTGTCATTGAGCGATTGACCAAAGAAACTGacaaag ATGGGAGAAGAATGGCTTGGAGCACAGGAACCAACGAGGTCACCATCAACCACTCGAATGGAACCTGCAGTGTAGCTTACGACACTAGTGAATGGCTCACCCAAGCCAAGGAGAGTCAGTTAACCAGAGTGGCGGGAACACTCCTGCAGGATTCGAACAA GGAAACAATCAGACAGATGAGTTCTTTCGCAAAGTGTTCTGCTGGGCCAGCTTCAACTTTGTTGCCTGGAGGCTTGATGGACGGTACGCTTAGTGTTCGCCGCACGAGGCCTGGTCGCCTAAATTCTGTTCGAACAATGCTTGCTCAATCG GACGTGCTCATTGAAACCCTTCGCAGAGCGAGGCCGCGTTTCGTAATTTGCTTGCTGGCCAAGGACCGCATTGATCAGGAAGACATCGATGTCGCTCTTCTGCGGGCCCAGCTGAGAGGAAGTCAATTGCTGCCTGCTGCGCGACTTCACAAGCAGGGCTTCCCAGATAATGTGCCTCTTGCTGAATTCCGCAGACAGTTTGGTCTGCTGGGTTTAGTTGAACGGCCCACCAGCCCCATGGGTACCGACGGAGAGAGGCAGGCCGTCCAAGAAACCTTGACGGCGATTGAGTGGCTGGAAGAAAGTCAGTGGCGAATCGGGCTTACCAAA GTGTTCTTCCGCTCTGGGGTGCTTGGACAACTGGAGGCGCAACGAGACGAAAAACTCCAGGACCATGTTACTAGACTTCAGGCGCGCTGCAAGGGCTACTTGGCCAGGAGACGCTTTGAAAAGCGAAAG GTGCAAGAGGTGGCTGTTAGGTGTGTGCAGAGAAATGTCAGGCGTTTCCTGAAGGTGAGGGATTGGCCCTGGTGGCGCCTACTGGTGCGCGTAGCTCCGCTCCTGAATGTACACAGAGCGGAAGAAGAGTTGCGCAAGCAGACCGAAGAGCTAGAAGGCTTGAAGATGCGTTTGGATAAATCGGAGGCTGAGAAACTAAGGCTCAAACAGCACAATGAAAGACTTGAAGCGAGG ATGAACGAGCTGACCGTCGCCCTGGCAGAGGAGCAGAGCGCGTCCCACTTGGCCGCCGAGCGCCTGAAAACCGAGTCCGTCGAGAGGTCACGCCTCCAGCACGAGCTCCAAAATGCACag GAAAAACAGAGCTCGTTACGAGAGGCGAGCCAGCGGCTGGAGATGGAAATCCTGATGTGCCGTGCCACGGACGACTCCTCCCACACGTCgggcgacgacgacgatgcCGGCTACGAGCACCTGAAGCAGCGGCTCGACAGGGCCGTGAAGGAGGCGGCCGCACTCCGCCgacagctgcagcagcaacaggAGGCGAACGAGGACCAATTGATGGCCCTTCGGAAGGCTACCGAGAAAAGGGTGGCAGACGCACTCGAAGAGGTCGAGGAGCAGCGCCAGGTCGTCGCCCAGATGAAGAGGAAGGCGCAGCGCGTCACCGGCGAGCACAACGACACCAGGCTGATGCTTGAGGAGCAGAGTGCCAGGAACGCCATCCTCGAGAAAAGGCAGAAGAA GTTTGATAGTGAAATGCACCAACTACAGGAATCGCTGCGGCTTGAAAAGTCCGGCAAGGAAAAAGCTCTGCGGGAGAGAGACCTCATGGCGGCCGAAAAAACAGCTGCCGAGCAGAACCTGGCC GCGTGCCGGCTGGAGCTGGAGATGCGAGACGAGAAAGTGGCCTCTCTGGGGCGCGAGCTCGAAGAACTGGCGTTCGGCGGGGTGGCCGAGGAGGAGGTGGCCACCCTCCGAAAGGCCAAGCACACGCTCGAGCGACGCGTCAAGGAGCAGGAAGAGGAGCTGGACGAGCTGGCCGGTCAGGTGGGCTTGCTTGAGGCGGCCAAGGTGCGGCTCGAGATGAGCCTTGAGCAGCAGCGCAAGGAGTCCAAGCGCGAGTACAGCCAACGCGACGACGAACTCGAGGAAATCCGCGGAAACGCTCAGAAGAAGGTCCGCG CTCTGGAGAGTCAGCTAGAGACGGAGCACGAGGAGAGAACGCGTCTGCTACGTGAAAAGCACGACCTGGAGAGGCGGTTGGCCGAGGCGGCAGAGGTTGCGAGGGGCCGCGCCCCTGAAGATGAGCAGACGATCCAGAGACTGCGTCGCGAGCTGCGCCACGCCAAGGCCCTGCTGCGAGACGCGCACGGACTGCTGGAGAGGCAGCGCGACGAGACGGGTGGCCGCGGACAGCTGCGGGCGTTGAGGCACCAGCTGGAGGACGCCGAGGCGGCCAGGGCGGTGGCCATGAAGGCCCGCCAGACGGCCGAGGCGGAGGCCAGGGAGCTGCAGGCGGTTCTCGAGGAGGAGCGCAGAGGCCGCGCGGTGGCCGAAGaccgcgccgccgccgcagtcAGAGCCAGAACAGAGGTTGCGGGCCAGCTCGAGGAGAATGAGGAGGAGCTTGCCGAAGTCATGAAGAAATACAAGGCTGCTGTTGCTCAAATCAGCGTCGAACAG GCGGCAACAACGGAGCTTGCAGTCACAGCGGCAACCTTGGAGGCGGAGCGGAACTCACTGCGAGAGCAGGTGGCTGAAATGTCGGCGCGTCTGGAGGCGGCTGAGGGCGACACGACCACCGGGCTGACGGCGCGCCGCCTCGAGACCAAGATCCGCGAGCTAGAGTCGCGGCTGGAGCTGGAGGCGACCACGCGGGCGCGGGCCGAGACGCAGAGCGGCCGCTTCCGCGAGCAGGCGGACAAGATGGCCGTGGAGGCCGAGGCGGCCAGGCTGCGCGAGGCGACGGCCAACGACGCCGCCCGCCGCTCAGCCCGGCTGCTGCGCGAGGCACGTGAACGCGAGGCCAGCGTCGCGGCCAAGGAGGCAGAGGCCATCAGGAAACGCAAGGAGATCGAGCTGCGGGTGGAAACAGTCGAGGCAGAGGCGGCGCAGGCCAGAGCCGACCTCAGGCTGGCGCTGCTGCGCATCGAGGACCTGCAGGCCGCCATGGCTGGCGACTCCGAGGACCTCGGCTCAGAGTCGAGTGGCTCCATCGAGTCACTGCTCGACTCGGTCGGTGAATCACACGAATTTCTAGATTTTGCCTGCAG GTCTCCTGAGGGGCAGAGTGACCCTGGAGATGGCGTAGGACATTTGACTGACTCCAAAGACGAATCTCATGCCTAA